CTCTCTACATCGATTATCTAATTTTTTAAACAGGACTTCGCCTACAAAATATGCTATAATTAGCAAATTATTAAAATCGGATTAATAACCTCTTAAAGGAATATATATGTCTAAAATGTTAGAATTTAAAGATAACTGCGGTTTTGGTGTTATTGCACATATTAAAGGTAAAGAAACTCATGAAATGGTTAATCAAGCCCTCGAAGCACTTGAGAGAATGATGCACAGAGGCGCTATTGCGGCTGATGGTAAATCTGGAGACGGAAGCGGTCTTCTTTTTTCACTTCCTAAAGATTTTTTCAGAAAAATAGCTCACGCACAAGGAGTTGATCTTCCTGATACATTTGGTATAGGTGTTATATTTTTAAAAAATGAAAATCAAAAAACTATTATCGAAGAATACTGTGAAAAAAATGATTTAAAAATAGCATTATGGAGAGAAGTTCCTGTAAATACGGAAGCTCTTGGTGAATTAGCATTAAAAACACTTCCAAAAATTTATCATGCTTTTATCGTTCCGAATTCAATTATAGCTATTAAAAGGTTTGAAGAACTTTTATACTTAACAAGAAAAGAGATTGAAAACTTCATTGAAGACAGAGATTTTTATATCCCTACATTCAGCTCTAAAAAAATAGCCTACAAAGGCTTATTGATGCCGAATCACATTAAAGAGTTTTACCCTGATTTGGCGGATAAAGACTTTAAAATCTCATTCGCACTGTTCCATCAGAGATTCTCTACAAATACACTTCCTGAATGGAGACTTGCACAGCCTTTTAGATTCATCGCCCATAACGGTGAGATCAACTCAATCCAGGCAAACAGAATCAACGCTTTAATCAAAAGCGAATCAATCAAATCTGAAGTATTTACAAAAGAAGAGCTTGAAAGACTTCTTCCGATAGTGAGATTTGACGAAAGTGACAGTAGTTCACTCGATCGTATGGTTGAATTTTTAATTATGAACGGAATGGATTTCTTTAAAACAATAAGAGCGCTTATTCCTATGCCGTGGCAAAACGCTCCATATCTTGACAGTGAGCTTAAAGCGTTTTACGAATACTTTTCAACAAGATTCGAAGCGTGGGACGGACCTGCGGCCGTTAGTGTTACTGACGGAAGATATATAGGAGTCGTACTTGACAGAAATGGTCTTAGACCTGCAAAATACGTAATTACAAAAGACGACACCATCCTTATCGCAAGCGAATACGGTGTAATCGATTTCCCTGAAGAAGATATCGTAGAAAGAGGAAAACTCCAATCAGGCCAGATGATCGGTGTGGATACGAAATTCGGCGTGGTTCTTAAAAACAAAGATATAGACGAATATCTAAAATCAAGCAACCCTTATACAAAATGGCTGAATGAAAATATGATTTACCTTCAGGAATATATTGAAAACCCGTATGCTATTGATGAACAGATTGAACTGACAGAACTTATATATAAACAAAGATATGCGGGAATTACAAAAGAAATTATCAACCTTGTAATAACTCCTATGATGGAAGACGGAAAAGAACCGACAGGAAGTATGGGTGACGATACTCCTCTTGCTTGTTTCAGCGATTATCCTTTCAGAAGTTTCAACGACTTTTTCAGACAAAAATTCGCTCAGGTTACAAACCCTCCTATCGATTCACTAAGAGAAAAAATCGTAATGAGTTTAAACACGGGATTCGGTGAAATCCACAACATCCTTGACGAAGCGCCTGAACACGCAAAAAGAATTAAAACAACTTCACCTATTCTTACACAAACTAAACTGAGCGTTCTTAAAAGTTTCGGTGATGAAACTTCTCCGAGATTTGAGAGTGATTACAAAAACGCAACATACTCTACCGCGTTTAAAAACGATCTTAAAAAATCACTTGAAGAACTTACTGACAAAATTGTTGAAGACGTGAGAAACGGTGTAAGAATCATATTCCTTGATGACAGTGAAATTGATAAAGATCATAAAACAATGCCGATGGCAATGGTGATAGGAAGACTTCACAAAAAACTTCTTGATGCAAAACTCAGACACCTTACAAGTATAGTGGCTCTTACAAGTGAGGTAACAAATCCTCACGACGCGGCTGTAATGATCGCTTACGGAGCTACTGCTATTTATCCGTATCTTTTATTTAAAACTGTGTGTCAATTATGTGACGAAAAAGGTTTAAACAGAGACGACGCTCTGTTTAACGTACACAGCGCACTTAACAAAGGTATTTTGAAAATTATGTCAAAAATGGGTATTTCTACGATCGCAAGTTACAGAAACTCGGCTCTGTTTGACATTATAGGTCTAAGTAACGAAGTACAGGAAGAGTGCTTTATAGGAAGTAAAACACTGCTTCCGGGACTTACTTACGAAGACATTGAAGAAAGACTTAATATCAGACATCAAAAAGCATTTGAAGAAGAAAAAATACTTCCTGGCGGAGTTATTAAGCAAAGAAAAGGCGAAGAATATCACGAAATTACGCCTCAGGTTACAAGAGCTTTCCTTAAAGCAATCAAATCAGGCGAAAAAGCGGATTATGAAGAGTTTAAAAACCTTGTAGAAAACAGACGCCCTACTTACATAAGAGATTTCCTTGATATTAAAAGCGACAGAAAGCCTATATCAATAGATAAAGTAGAGCCTCGCGAAAACATTATCAAAAGATTCATCGGTGCGGCTATGAGTATCGGTGCACTAAGCCCTGAAGCGCATGAAATCTTAGCCGAAGCCATGAACAGCCTGGGTGCGAGAACAAACTCAGGTGAAGGCGGGGAAGACAAAAAAAGAAACGGCACAATCAAACAGAGCAAAATCAGACAGGTTGCATCTGGTAGATTTGGTGTAACTCCTGAATACCTTGTAAACGCGGAAGAGATCCAGATTAAAGTGGCTCAGGGTGCAAAACCGGGTGAAGGAGGACAGCTTCCTGGATTTAAAGTTACGACTTACATCGCTAAACTCAGACACACAACACCTGGAAAAACGCTTATTTCACCACCTCCTCACCACGATATCTATTCAATTGAGGATTTGGCACAACTTATATTCGACCTTAAACAGATAAACCCTGAAGCTACTATCAGCGTTAAACTTGTTTCAACTGCGGGAGTCGGAACAATCGCTGCCGGTGTTGCAAAAGCTTATGCAGATCAGATCGTAATCAGCGGTAGCGAAGGTGGAACCGGTGCAGCTCCTATCACGTCTATAAGACATGCGGGTAACCCGTGGGAGATCGGACTTATCGAAGCACACAACGCACTAAAAGAAAACCACTTAAGAAAATACGTAGCACTCGAAACAGACGGTGCGCTTAAAATCGGAAGAGACGTTATGTTTGCAGCTCTTTTAGGTGCTGAATACTATGCGTTCGGTACAAGCCTTTTAATGGCAGTTGACTGTATCTTCTGTAGAAGCTGTCAGACAAACAAATGTCCTGTGGGAATTACAACTCAGGATGAAGACTACAGAGCCAAATTCAAAGGTAACGTAGAAAAAGTTAAAAACTACATCATTGCACTTGCGGAAGACGTAAGAGAATGGCTGGCAAGAATCGGTTACACTTCACTTGACGAAGTAATCGGAAGAAACGACTTAATTACCGTTAAAGATATCGATTTAGCAAAAAAATTCGACTTTTCTATGATATTCAGACAGGTTGAGGGTGTAAACACTAAACAGGTTGAAAACGAACCGTTTGACAAAAACGAATTTGAAAAAGAGATGCTCGAACTTGTAATGGATACAATCAAAAATCCAAACCACAAATCAGTCGTAAAAGCCGAAATCTGCAACCTGAACAGAAGTTTCGGTGCAAGAATAAGCGGTGTTGTGGCTAAATACTACGGTGATGAAGGTCTTACTGATGACAGTATCGTATTTAACCTTACAGGTACTGCCGGACAGAGTTTCGGGGTATTTTTAAGTAAAGGTATTACCTTAAGACTCCAGGGAGTTGCTAACGATTACGTAGGTAAAGGAATGGCCGGAGGTAAAATCATAATCACTCCTGCAAAAGGCGCAGGTGCAGGAAATACGTGTCTGTACGGTGCAACTGCAGGTAAACTATTTATTTCTGGACCTGTAGGAGAGAGATTTGCCGTAAGAAACTCAGGCGCTGTTGCAATCGTAGAAGGTACGGGTGATCATCCGTGTGAATATATGACAGGCGGTGAAGTTATTATCCTCGGTAAAACAGGTATCAACTTCGGTGCGGGTATGACAGGCGGAGTTGCGTTTGTTTACGACAAAGAGCATGAATTTGTAGATAAAATAAATGCGGAACTCATCGAAATCAGAAGAATCGACATCGACGAAAACGAAAAACCTAAAATTTACCTCAAAAAAAGATTAATCGAATACTATAACGCAACGGGAAGCGAAAAAGCGAAATACATTCTTGATAACTTCAGAAGCGAAGTTAGACATTTCTGGCTTGTTACTCCAAAAGATAACCGCCCACCTCTTGATCCGAACGATATGGATTAAAG
This genomic interval from Nautilia profundicola AmH contains the following:
- the gltB gene encoding glutamate synthase large subunit; translated protein: MSKMLEFKDNCGFGVIAHIKGKETHEMVNQALEALERMMHRGAIAADGKSGDGSGLLFSLPKDFFRKIAHAQGVDLPDTFGIGVIFLKNENQKTIIEEYCEKNDLKIALWREVPVNTEALGELALKTLPKIYHAFIVPNSIIAIKRFEELLYLTRKEIENFIEDRDFYIPTFSSKKIAYKGLLMPNHIKEFYPDLADKDFKISFALFHQRFSTNTLPEWRLAQPFRFIAHNGEINSIQANRINALIKSESIKSEVFTKEELERLLPIVRFDESDSSSLDRMVEFLIMNGMDFFKTIRALIPMPWQNAPYLDSELKAFYEYFSTRFEAWDGPAAVSVTDGRYIGVVLDRNGLRPAKYVITKDDTILIASEYGVIDFPEEDIVERGKLQSGQMIGVDTKFGVVLKNKDIDEYLKSSNPYTKWLNENMIYLQEYIENPYAIDEQIELTELIYKQRYAGITKEIINLVITPMMEDGKEPTGSMGDDTPLACFSDYPFRSFNDFFRQKFAQVTNPPIDSLREKIVMSLNTGFGEIHNILDEAPEHAKRIKTTSPILTQTKLSVLKSFGDETSPRFESDYKNATYSTAFKNDLKKSLEELTDKIVEDVRNGVRIIFLDDSEIDKDHKTMPMAMVIGRLHKKLLDAKLRHLTSIVALTSEVTNPHDAAVMIAYGATAIYPYLLFKTVCQLCDEKGLNRDDALFNVHSALNKGILKIMSKMGISTIASYRNSALFDIIGLSNEVQEECFIGSKTLLPGLTYEDIEERLNIRHQKAFEEEKILPGGVIKQRKGEEYHEITPQVTRAFLKAIKSGEKADYEEFKNLVENRRPTYIRDFLDIKSDRKPISIDKVEPRENIIKRFIGAAMSIGALSPEAHEILAEAMNSLGARTNSGEGGEDKKRNGTIKQSKIRQVASGRFGVTPEYLVNAEEIQIKVAQGAKPGEGGQLPGFKVTTYIAKLRHTTPGKTLISPPPHHDIYSIEDLAQLIFDLKQINPEATISVKLVSTAGVGTIAAGVAKAYADQIVISGSEGGTGAAPITSIRHAGNPWEIGLIEAHNALKENHLRKYVALETDGALKIGRDVMFAALLGAEYYAFGTSLLMAVDCIFCRSCQTNKCPVGITTQDEDYRAKFKGNVEKVKNYIIALAEDVREWLARIGYTSLDEVIGRNDLITVKDIDLAKKFDFSMIFRQVEGVNTKQVENEPFDKNEFEKEMLELVMDTIKNPNHKSVVKAEICNLNRSFGARISGVVAKYYGDEGLTDDSIVFNLTGTAGQSFGVFLSKGITLRLQGVANDYVGKGMAGGKIIITPAKGAGAGNTCLYGATAGKLFISGPVGERFAVRNSGAVAIVEGTGDHPCEYMTGGEVIILGKTGINFGAGMTGGVAFVYDKEHEFVDKINAELIEIRRIDIDENEKPKIYLKKRLIEYYNATGSEKAKYILDNFRSEVRHFWLVTPKDNRPPLDPNDMD